One stretch of Micromonospora echinospora DNA includes these proteins:
- a CDS encoding VOC family protein yields MNWTLEVVVVPVSDVDRAKEFYAERLGFAVDHDTDLGGAGRIVQLTPPGSGCSIVLGRGVVPEMPPGSLKGLQLVVADLERAHAELVERGVDVSEIQVLGKNPRPVPHPLDNVGFVFLRDPDGNEWAVQQISERG; encoded by the coding sequence GTGAACTGGACGCTGGAAGTGGTAGTCGTACCGGTCTCCGACGTGGACCGGGCCAAGGAGTTCTACGCCGAACGGCTCGGCTTCGCCGTCGACCACGACACGGATCTGGGCGGCGCGGGGCGGATCGTCCAACTCACACCCCCGGGCTCCGGCTGCTCGATAGTGCTCGGCCGTGGCGTCGTACCGGAGATGCCGCCGGGGTCACTCAAGGGCCTGCAACTCGTCGTGGCCGACCTGGAACGGGCGCACGCCGAGCTGGTCGAGCGGGGCGTTGACGTGAGCGAGATCCAGGTGCTCGGCAAGAACCCGCGTCCGGTGCCGCATCCGCTGGACAACGTCGGCTTCGTCTTCCTCCGCGACCCGGACGGCAACGAGTGGGCGGTGCAGCAGATCTCCGAACGCGGCTGA
- a CDS encoding SRPBCC family protein — protein MNGLAVTLHGDREIRLSRDFAAPRHLVFAAFTRPELLMRWWGARGWHLVECEVDLRVGGRWRFVSRGPQGDLMAQGGTYREIDVPARLVCTELFDDQSYPGETLVRHDFTGSAGRTTVVTHLRYATTQGRDTVLRYPMTRGLAEAFDRLTAVLHTNTTTGATS, from the coding sequence GTGAACGGCCTGGCCGTGACCCTGCACGGCGACCGGGAGATCCGGCTCAGCCGCGACTTCGCCGCCCCCCGGCACCTGGTGTTCGCCGCATTCACCCGCCCCGAGCTGCTGATGCGCTGGTGGGGCGCGCGCGGCTGGCACCTCGTCGAGTGCGAGGTGGACCTGCGGGTGGGCGGGCGCTGGCGGTTCGTCTCCCGCGGGCCGCAGGGCGACCTGATGGCACAGGGCGGCACGTACCGGGAGATCGACGTGCCGGCGCGCCTGGTCTGCACCGAACTCTTCGACGACCAGTCCTACCCGGGCGAGACGCTCGTACGCCACGACTTCACCGGCTCGGCCGGCCGGACCACAGTCGTCACCCACCTGCGATACGCCACCACGCAGGGCCGCGACACGGTCCTGCGCTACCCGATGACCCGCGGCCTGGCCGAGGCGTTCGACCGGCTCACGGCCGTACTGCACACCAATACGACGACAGGAGCGACATCGTGA
- the sigB gene encoding RNA polymerase sigma factor SigB, protein MTQQMIEHQDMDVTLTDLDATDERGVSTDLVRAYLNGIGRTKLLTAAQEVELSKRIEAGLFAEEKLATCTPVSAELRADLALIAAEGRAAKDHLLEANLRLVVSIAKRYTGRGMAFLDLIQEGNLGLIRAVEKFDYTKGYKFSTYATWWIRQAITRAMADQARTIRIPVHMVEQVNRMVRVRRELSVSLGREPTVSEVAKALEIPEFQVIELISYDREPVSLDQAVGEDGESALGDFVAAVDPRTEPGDAATNGELRNEVRIVLATLSQREQAVIRLRFGLDDGRQRTLDEVGREFGLSRERIRQIEKVTLLKLRDPERANRLEAYAC, encoded by the coding sequence ATGACCCAGCAGATGATCGAGCACCAGGACATGGACGTCACCCTCACGGACCTCGACGCCACCGACGAGCGCGGCGTCTCCACCGACCTGGTCCGGGCGTACCTGAACGGCATCGGCCGCACCAAGCTGCTCACCGCGGCGCAGGAGGTCGAGCTGAGCAAGCGGATCGAGGCCGGCCTCTTCGCCGAGGAGAAGCTGGCCACCTGCACCCCCGTCTCCGCCGAGCTGCGCGCGGACCTGGCGCTGATCGCGGCCGAGGGCCGCGCCGCCAAGGACCACCTGCTGGAGGCGAACCTGCGGCTGGTGGTGAGCATCGCCAAGCGCTACACCGGCCGCGGCATGGCCTTCCTCGACCTCATCCAGGAAGGCAACCTCGGCCTCATCCGCGCCGTCGAGAAGTTCGACTACACCAAGGGCTACAAGTTCTCCACCTACGCCACCTGGTGGATCCGCCAGGCCATCACCCGCGCCATGGCCGACCAGGCCCGCACCATCCGCATCCCCGTGCACATGGTCGAGCAGGTCAACCGGATGGTCCGGGTGCGCCGCGAGCTGTCGGTGTCGCTGGGTCGCGAGCCCACCGTGAGCGAGGTGGCCAAGGCGCTGGAGATCCCCGAGTTCCAGGTGATCGAGCTGATCTCCTACGACCGGGAGCCGGTCAGCCTGGACCAGGCCGTCGGCGAGGACGGCGAGAGCGCGCTCGGCGACTTCGTCGCCGCCGTCGACCCGCGTACCGAGCCCGGTGACGCCGCCACAAACGGCGAGTTGCGCAACGAGGTCCGCATCGTGCTGGCCACGCTGTCCCAGCGGGAGCAGGCGGTGATCCGGCTGCGCTTCGGTCTGGACGACGGCCGGCAGCGCACGCTGGACGAGGTGGGCCGCGAGTTCGGGCTGTCCCGGGAGCGGATCCGGCAGATCGAGAAGGTGACGCTGCTGAAGCTGCGCGACCCGGAGCGGGCGAACCGGCTGGAGGCGTACGCCTGCTGA
- a CDS encoding class I SAM-dependent DNA methyltransferase has translation MSEPGWLVETRAAYDTVAEDYARLLPDVVEPPLDRALLTAFAEMVGPGRPVLEVGCGTGRVTAHLHGLGLDISGVDLSPGMVAVARRTYPDLRFEVGSLTELTAPDGSLAGLVSWYSLIHLPPDLLPEVFAGFHRVLAPGGHLLLAVKAGDRLDRRQQAYGHPVGYDVYWLSPERLAAQLAAAGFAVTATTVRAPADGERQPQAFLLAHHD, from the coding sequence GTGAGTGAACCTGGGTGGCTGGTGGAGACGCGGGCCGCCTACGACACCGTTGCTGAGGACTACGCGCGGCTGCTGCCCGATGTGGTGGAGCCACCGCTGGACCGGGCGCTTCTGACCGCGTTCGCCGAGATGGTCGGGCCGGGTCGGCCGGTGCTGGAGGTGGGCTGCGGGACCGGGCGCGTCACCGCCCACCTGCACGGGCTCGGCCTCGACATCAGCGGCGTCGACCTCTCGCCCGGCATGGTGGCGGTGGCCCGGCGGACGTACCCGGATCTGCGCTTCGAGGTCGGCTCGCTGACCGAACTGACCGCGCCGGACGGGTCGCTGGCCGGGCTGGTCTCCTGGTACTCGCTGATCCACCTGCCACCGGACCTGCTGCCCGAGGTGTTCGCCGGCTTCCACCGGGTGCTCGCCCCGGGTGGTCATCTGCTGCTGGCGGTGAAGGCCGGCGACCGGCTTGACCGACGGCAGCAGGCATACGGCCACCCCGTCGGGTACGACGTCTACTGGCTGTCGCCGGAGCGGCTGGCCGCGCAGCTCGCGGCGGCCGGGTTCGCGGTGACGGCAACGACGGTCCGCGCGCCGGCCGACGGCGAGCGGCAGCCCCAGGCGTTCCTGCTCGCGCACCACGACTGA
- a CDS encoding bifunctional GNAT family N-acetyltransferase/acetate--CoA ligase family protein, whose product MTTVEQPVDVLLSDGTTVQLRQIRPEDAPEIVAMHGRFSERTRYLRYFSPYPRIPERDLKRFVNVDHRDREAFVVLAGERIVAVGRYERLGPASPEAEVAFVVEDAYQGRGIGSVLLEHLADAAGRNGIVHFVAEVLPANGTMLRVFADFGYQVQRQYADGVVHLSFPIAPTEATLEVQRGREHRTEARSIARLLAPRGIAVYGASTTGQGVGAALLGHLRDGGFTGAIVPVHPSASTVAGLPAYPSAADAGQDVDLAVVAVPPDAVTDVVRDAARAGAHGLVVISAGFAESGPAGAAAQRALVRAAHLAGMRVVGPNCLGVANTDSAVRLNATLAPVLPAAGRVGVFSQSGAFGVALLAEASRRGLGLSSFVSAGNRADVSGNDLLQYWQDDPSTDVITLYLETFGNPRKFARLARRIGRSKPVVALASLARPPGVGEAPALDAAAVSALFAQSGVIRVDTVSELLDVGVLLAHQPLPAGRRVAVVGNSSALTGLAATACAAQGLAVADGYPQDVGPSAGAAAYAAALGDAVADERVDAVVAVFAPPLPGQLADPVADFAAALPDARVTGKPVVATFLAGLVPAGVPAYPSVEEAVRALGRVTAYADWLRRPPGVLPELPDVDRTAGHAALRPDGADAAALLRAYGIDVVESVPAGTAGEVLAAAERLGWPVALKAAAPGLRHRLDLGAVRLDLADAAALRRAYAEMVPVFGAEVLVQPMVAPGVACVVELVEDPAFGPVVGFGLGGVATELLGDRAWRAVPLTDRDAAELVDEPRAAPLLHGHRGAAPVDRAALVDLLVRVGRLADEQPRVRSLTLNPVLARPDGISVLHATVRTGAEVARPDTGPRRL is encoded by the coding sequence GTGACCACCGTCGAACAACCCGTGGACGTGCTGCTCAGCGACGGCACGACCGTCCAGCTGCGACAGATCCGTCCCGAGGACGCGCCCGAGATCGTGGCCATGCACGGCCGCTTCTCCGAGCGCACCCGCTACCTGCGCTACTTCTCGCCGTACCCGCGCATCCCGGAACGTGACCTGAAGCGCTTCGTCAACGTCGACCACCGCGACCGCGAGGCGTTCGTGGTGCTCGCCGGCGAGCGGATCGTCGCCGTCGGCCGGTACGAGCGCCTCGGCCCCGCCTCGCCCGAGGCCGAGGTGGCGTTCGTGGTCGAGGACGCCTACCAGGGCCGGGGCATCGGCTCGGTGCTGCTGGAGCACCTGGCCGACGCGGCCGGGCGCAACGGCATCGTGCACTTCGTCGCGGAGGTGCTGCCCGCGAACGGCACCATGCTGCGCGTCTTCGCCGACTTCGGCTACCAGGTCCAGCGCCAGTACGCCGACGGCGTGGTGCACCTGAGCTTCCCGATCGCGCCGACCGAGGCGACCCTGGAGGTGCAGCGCGGCCGGGAGCACCGCACCGAGGCGCGCTCGATCGCCCGGCTGCTCGCCCCGCGCGGCATCGCCGTCTACGGCGCCAGCACCACCGGGCAGGGCGTCGGCGCGGCGCTGCTCGGGCACCTGCGCGACGGGGGGTTCACCGGCGCGATCGTGCCGGTGCACCCGAGCGCGTCGACAGTGGCGGGGCTGCCCGCGTACCCGTCGGCGGCCGACGCCGGTCAGGACGTCGACCTGGCGGTGGTGGCGGTCCCGCCGGACGCGGTGACCGACGTGGTGCGCGACGCCGCACGCGCGGGCGCGCACGGGCTGGTGGTGATCTCGGCCGGGTTCGCCGAGTCCGGGCCGGCCGGCGCGGCAGCGCAGCGCGCGCTGGTCCGCGCCGCGCACCTGGCCGGCATGCGGGTGGTCGGACCGAACTGCCTCGGCGTCGCCAACACCGACTCGGCGGTACGCCTCAACGCCACGCTCGCCCCGGTGCTGCCCGCGGCGGGCCGGGTCGGCGTGTTCAGCCAGTCCGGCGCGTTCGGGGTGGCGCTGCTCGCCGAGGCGTCCCGCCGTGGGCTCGGGCTGTCCAGCTTCGTGTCGGCCGGCAACCGGGCCGACGTGTCCGGCAACGACCTGCTCCAGTACTGGCAGGACGATCCGTCCACCGACGTCATCACGCTCTACCTGGAGACGTTCGGCAACCCGCGCAAGTTCGCCCGGCTGGCCCGGCGCATCGGCCGCAGCAAGCCGGTGGTGGCGCTCGCCTCGCTGGCCCGGCCGCCGGGCGTGGGGGAGGCGCCCGCGCTGGACGCGGCTGCGGTGAGCGCGCTGTTCGCCCAGTCCGGCGTGATCCGGGTGGACACCGTGTCCGAGCTGCTCGACGTCGGTGTGCTGCTGGCGCACCAGCCGTTGCCGGCCGGGCGGCGGGTCGCGGTGGTGGGCAACTCCTCGGCGCTGACCGGGCTGGCCGCGACCGCCTGCGCGGCCCAGGGGCTGGCGGTGGCCGACGGGTACCCGCAGGACGTCGGGCCGAGCGCCGGGGCCGCCGCGTACGCCGCCGCGCTCGGTGACGCCGTGGCCGACGAGCGGGTGGACGCCGTGGTGGCGGTGTTCGCGCCGCCGTTGCCGGGGCAGCTCGCCGACCCGGTGGCCGACTTCGCGGCGGCGCTGCCCGACGCGCGGGTCACCGGCAAGCCGGTGGTGGCGACGTTCCTCGCCGGACTGGTGCCGGCCGGGGTGCCGGCGTACCCGAGCGTCGAGGAGGCGGTGCGCGCGCTGGGCCGGGTCACCGCGTACGCCGACTGGCTGCGGCGGCCGCCCGGTGTGCTGCCGGAACTGCCAGACGTGGACCGGACGGCGGGGCACGCCGCGCTGCGTCCCGACGGTGCCGACGCGGCGGCGCTGCTGCGCGCGTACGGGATCGACGTGGTGGAGTCGGTCCCCGCCGGCACAGCCGGGGAGGTGCTGGCGGCGGCCGAGCGGCTCGGCTGGCCGGTGGCGCTCAAGGCCGCCGCGCCCGGCCTGCGGCACCGCCTCGACCTGGGCGCGGTACGCCTCGACCTGGCCGACGCCGCCGCGCTGCGCCGCGCGTACGCCGAGATGGTGCCGGTGTTCGGCGCGGAGGTGCTGGTCCAGCCGATGGTCGCGCCCGGCGTGGCGTGCGTGGTGGAGCTGGTGGAGGATCCGGCGTTCGGGCCGGTGGTCGGGTTCGGGCTCGGCGGTGTGGCCACCGAGCTGCTCGGCGACCGGGCCTGGCGGGCGGTGCCGCTGACCGACCGGGACGCCGCCGAGCTGGTCGACGAGCCCCGGGCCGCGCCGCTGCTGCACGGGCACCGGGGCGCCGCGCCGGTGGACCGGGCGGCCCTGGTCGACCTGCTGGTGCGGGTCGGGCGGCTCGCCGACGAGCAGCCGCGGGTGCGGTCGCTCACGCTCAACCCGGTGCTGGCCCGGCCGGACGGCATCTCGGTGCTGCACGCCACTGTGCGCACCGGCGCGGAGGTCGCCCGCCCGGACACCGGCCCCCGCCGCTTGTAA
- a CDS encoding DUF2332 domain-containing protein — protein MSTTDIYRAFAEREARGVSPAYERLSRAVARDRKLLALLDTLPPAKRQPNLLFGVVRLGGGPVDDPAAFRAYVLAHWPDVAAQMRVRATQTNEAGRCAVLLPVLAALPQPLALLEVGASAGLCLYPDRYAYRYGDRRVGDGEPVLDCDLTGAEPPQRLPEVVWRAGLDVNPLDVTDPADLAWLDALIWPEHRHRRDRLRAAAAVAAADPPLLVRGDLVDDLPALAEQAPPGATLVVFHSSVLYQVPPPRREAFTALVRTLTGRWLANEDPSVLPHAALPKPPGDGFHNVLALDGHPLAWTRGHGQAITWLPTPT, from the coding sequence ATGAGCACGACCGACATCTATCGGGCGTTCGCCGAGCGCGAGGCGCGCGGCGTGTCGCCGGCGTACGAGCGCTTGTCGCGGGCGGTGGCGCGCGACCGAAAGCTGCTCGCGCTGCTCGACACGCTGCCACCGGCCAAGCGTCAGCCGAACCTGCTGTTCGGTGTGGTGCGGCTGGGCGGCGGGCCGGTGGACGACCCGGCTGCCTTTCGGGCGTACGTGCTGGCGCACTGGCCGGACGTGGCGGCGCAGATGCGGGTGCGGGCGACGCAGACGAACGAGGCCGGCCGTTGCGCGGTGCTGCTTCCGGTGCTGGCGGCGTTGCCGCAGCCGCTGGCGTTGCTGGAGGTCGGCGCGTCCGCCGGATTGTGCCTCTACCCGGACCGGTACGCCTACCGCTACGGCGACCGGCGGGTCGGCGACGGCGAGCCGGTGCTCGACTGTGACCTGACCGGCGCCGAGCCGCCGCAGCGGCTGCCGGAGGTGGTGTGGCGCGCCGGGCTGGACGTGAACCCGCTCGACGTCACCGACCCGGCCGACCTGGCCTGGCTGGACGCGCTGATCTGGCCGGAGCACCGGCACCGCCGGGACCGGCTGCGCGCGGCGGCGGCGGTCGCGGCGGCCGATCCGCCACTGCTGGTACGCGGTGACCTGGTGGACGACCTGCCGGCGCTGGCTGAGCAGGCTCCGCCCGGGGCGACGCTCGTGGTGTTCCACAGTTCGGTGCTCTACCAGGTGCCGCCGCCGCGCCGGGAGGCTTTCACCGCGCTGGTGCGGACGCTGACCGGCCGCTGGCTCGCCAACGAGGACCCGTCCGTGCTGCCGCACGCGGCGCTACCGAAGCCGCCGGGCGACGGCTTCCACAACGTCCTCGCCCTCGACGGCCACCCCCTTGCCTGGACCAGGGGCCACGGCCAGGCGATCACCTGGCTCCCGACCCCGACCTGA
- a CDS encoding DUF5522 domain-containing protein, translating into MRDELADRPLTEPHPSRLSPDHQGRERILAVHAAALAAGEAGYLDPETGLFVLSAGFLARRGTCCGRGCRHCPYVTD; encoded by the coding sequence GTGCGTGACGAGCTGGCGGACCGGCCGCTTACCGAACCGCACCCGTCGCGGCTGTCGCCGGATCACCAGGGGCGGGAGCGGATCCTGGCCGTGCACGCCGCTGCCCTGGCCGCCGGGGAGGCCGGCTATCTGGACCCGGAGACCGGGCTGTTCGTGCTCAGCGCGGGATTTCTCGCCCGGCGCGGCACGTGCTGCGGGCGCGGCTGCCGGCACTGTCCGTACGTAACCGATTAG
- a CDS encoding sulfurtransferase — MSATADLLVEPDRLAAELDHADPPTLLDVRWRLTGPPGREDYAAGHLPGAVFVDLDTELCGRPGAAGRHPLPDPAALQAALRAAGVRAGHPVVVYDGGDGMSAARAWWTLRWAGHRQVRVLHGGYPAWTAAGLPVDTDVPAPAPGDVTVAPGALPVLDAARAARLAAAEPGVLLDVRAEPRYFGEHEPVDPVAGHVPGAVNLPAPEYVTQGRFPDADALRERFAAAGVDAGAPVGAYCGSGVTAAQAVLALHLAGRADAALYVGSWSEWVADPDRPVATGGTSGR; from the coding sequence ATGTCCGCCACCGCAGACCTGCTGGTCGAGCCCGACCGGCTCGCCGCCGAACTCGATCATGCCGATCCGCCGACCCTGCTCGACGTCCGCTGGCGGCTCACCGGCCCGCCCGGCCGCGAGGACTACGCGGCCGGTCACCTGCCCGGTGCGGTCTTCGTCGACCTGGACACCGAGCTGTGCGGGCGGCCCGGCGCCGCCGGCCGGCACCCGCTGCCGGACCCGGCGGCGTTGCAGGCCGCGCTGCGGGCGGCGGGCGTCCGCGCCGGTCACCCCGTCGTGGTGTACGACGGGGGCGACGGCATGTCCGCCGCCCGGGCCTGGTGGACGCTGCGCTGGGCGGGCCACCGGCAGGTGCGGGTGCTGCACGGCGGCTACCCGGCCTGGACGGCCGCCGGCCTGCCGGTCGACACCGACGTACCCGCCCCGGCGCCGGGCGACGTGACGGTGGCGCCGGGCGCGCTGCCGGTGCTGGACGCCGCGCGGGCCGCCCGGCTCGCCGCTGCCGAGCCCGGGGTGCTGCTCGACGTACGGGCCGAGCCGCGCTACTTCGGCGAGCACGAGCCGGTCGACCCGGTCGCCGGGCACGTGCCGGGCGCGGTGAACCTGCCCGCGCCGGAGTACGTCACGCAGGGGCGGTTCCCGGACGCGGACGCGCTGCGGGAACGGTTCGCCGCCGCCGGGGTGGACGCGGGCGCGCCGGTCGGGGCGTACTGCGGCTCCGGAGTGACGGCCGCGCAGGCGGTGCTGGCGCTGCACCTGGCCGGCCGTGCGGACGCCGCGCTGTACGTCGGCTCGTGGAGCGAGTGGGTGGCCGACCCGGACCGTCCGGTCGCCACCGGCGGCACGTCCGGCCGGTGA
- a CDS encoding ArsR/SmtB family transcription factor, whose product MPPDLLDATFAALADPTRRAILARLAAGEATVTELAEPFAMSQPAVSKHLKVLERAGLVTRGRDAQRRPCRLDARPLREAVAWLADYRDYWAESYARLDEVLAELTAGEQR is encoded by the coding sequence GTGCCACCGGATCTACTCGACGCCACCTTCGCCGCGCTCGCCGACCCCACCCGGCGGGCCATCCTCGCCCGGCTGGCCGCCGGGGAGGCCACAGTCACCGAGCTGGCCGAGCCCTTCGCGATGAGCCAGCCGGCCGTCTCCAAGCACCTCAAGGTGCTCGAACGCGCCGGCCTGGTCACCCGGGGCCGGGACGCGCAGCGCCGCCCCTGCCGGCTCGACGCCCGGCCGCTGCGGGAGGCCGTCGCGTGGCTGGCGGACTACCGGGACTACTGGGCCGAGAGCTACGCGCGCCTGGACGAGGTGCTCGCCGAGCTGACCGCCGGGGAGCAGCGGTGA
- a CDS encoding RNA polymerase sigma factor: protein MRRAEAHEREHPGVGPPDEPSDDDVIRASVAEPERFGLLFDRHAVPVHRYLARRIGPPADDLLAETFLVAFRRRASYTSDVGVRPWLFGIATNLVRRHVRTEERRYRALARLAAGELAPPVIEDAIDRLDAGALRRDLALALASLHRRDRDVLLLTAWADLSYEQIAAVLDIPLGTVRSRLHRARRLTRLALALEEPT, encoded by the coding sequence ATGCGCCGGGCCGAGGCCCACGAGCGGGAACATCCCGGGGTCGGGCCGCCCGACGAGCCGTCGGACGACGATGTGATCCGCGCGTCCGTTGCCGAGCCGGAGCGGTTCGGGCTGTTGTTCGACCGGCATGCCGTCCCCGTGCACCGCTATCTGGCTCGCCGCATCGGTCCGCCGGCGGACGACCTACTGGCCGAGACCTTCCTGGTCGCATTCCGGCGGAGGGCGTCATACACCTCGGACGTCGGCGTACGGCCGTGGCTCTTCGGGATCGCCACCAACCTCGTGCGCCGGCACGTGCGGACCGAGGAACGCCGCTACCGCGCGCTGGCCCGGCTCGCCGCCGGCGAGTTGGCACCGCCGGTGATCGAGGACGCGATCGACCGACTGGACGCCGGCGCACTACGCCGGGACCTGGCCCTGGCGCTGGCCTCGCTGCACCGGCGGGACCGGGACGTGTTGCTGCTCACCGCGTGGGCGGACCTGTCGTACGAGCAGATCGCCGCCGTGCTCGACATCCCGCTCGGCACCGTCCGTTCCCGCCTGCACCGTGCCCGCCGACTCACCCGACTCGCGCTCGCCCTAGAGGAGCCGACATGA
- a CDS encoding acetoin utilization protein AcuC, which yields MADDTVVVWDEALLTYDMGDHPLDPVRVELTMALARELGVLDRPGVRLVKPEPADDALLTRVHDPAYLDAVRAAPRDPLFAGFGLGTSDNPVFDGMHEASALIAGATVAAAEAVWRGEARRAVNVAGGLHHAMPARAAGFCVYNDPAVAIARLLDLGAQRIAYVDVDVHHGDGVQEIFYRDPRVLTISLHETPLALFPGTGFPDETGGPGAEGTAVNVPLPPGVGDAGWQRAFHAVVPSVLRAYRPQVLVTQCGADGHRKDPLADLRLSVDGQRATYRTLRALADELCDGRWIATGGGGYALVEVVPRAWTHLLAIATGEPIDPATLTPPGWRDLAARRRPGHEVPLRMTDDVDPSYLPWQPSGEPNAVDRAVAATRKAVFPLLGLDPHDPRD from the coding sequence ATGGCCGACGACACGGTGGTGGTGTGGGACGAGGCTCTCCTCACCTACGACATGGGCGACCATCCGCTCGACCCGGTCCGGGTCGAGCTGACCATGGCGCTCGCCCGTGAGCTGGGCGTGCTGGACCGGCCCGGCGTGCGGCTGGTCAAGCCCGAGCCGGCCGACGACGCGCTGCTCACCCGCGTCCACGATCCGGCCTATCTGGACGCGGTGCGGGCCGCGCCGCGCGACCCGCTGTTCGCCGGGTTCGGCCTGGGCACGTCGGACAATCCGGTCTTCGACGGCATGCACGAGGCGAGCGCGCTGATCGCCGGCGCCACGGTCGCCGCCGCCGAGGCGGTCTGGCGCGGCGAGGCCCGCCGTGCGGTGAACGTGGCCGGCGGGCTGCACCACGCGATGCCCGCCCGCGCCGCCGGCTTCTGCGTCTACAACGACCCGGCGGTGGCGATCGCCCGCCTGCTCGACCTCGGCGCGCAGCGGATCGCGTACGTGGATGTGGACGTGCACCACGGCGACGGCGTACAGGAGATCTTCTACCGCGACCCGCGGGTACTCACCATCAGCCTGCACGAGACGCCGCTCGCGCTGTTCCCCGGCACCGGCTTCCCGGACGAGACCGGCGGGCCGGGCGCGGAGGGCACCGCCGTCAACGTGCCGCTGCCGCCCGGGGTCGGCGACGCCGGCTGGCAGCGCGCGTTCCACGCGGTCGTGCCGTCGGTGCTGCGCGCGTACCGGCCGCAGGTGCTCGTCACCCAGTGCGGCGCCGACGGGCACCGCAAGGATCCGCTGGCCGACCTGCGCCTGTCGGTGGACGGGCAGCGGGCCACCTACCGCACGCTGCGCGCGCTCGCCGACGAACTGTGCGACGGGCGCTGGATCGCCACCGGCGGCGGCGGGTACGCGCTCGTCGAGGTGGTGCCCCGGGCCTGGACGCACCTGCTCGCGATCGCCACCGGTGAGCCGATCGACCCGGCCACGCTCACCCCGCCGGGGTGGCGGGACCTGGCCGCGCGGCGGCGACCCGGGCACGAGGTGCCGCTGCGGATGACCGACGACGTCGACCCGTCGTACCTGCCGTGGCAGCCCAGCGGTGAGCCGAACGCGGTGGACCGGGCCGTCGCGGCCACCCGCAAGGCGGTCTTCCCGCTGCTCGGGCTCGACCCGCACGACCCGCGCGACTGA
- a CDS encoding metal-dependent transcriptional regulator, with product MKHDLVDTTEMYLRTILELEEEGVPPLRARIAERLKQSGPTVSQTVARMERDGLLTVEGDRHLSLTAAGRTTAVSVMRKHRLAELLLVNVIGMPYEEAHEEACRWEHVMSDAVEKRVFDLLNRPTRSPYGNPIPGLEELGDPGQPPVEAGESERNLAFPGLSGQVVVRRICESVQTDSDVLRQLHAAGVDPGATVTVAQERDGVSIDRSGDRVRLPREVASRVFVAAR from the coding sequence GTGAAGCACGACCTTGTTGACACGACCGAGATGTACCTGCGCACCATCCTCGAACTCGAGGAGGAGGGTGTGCCGCCGCTGCGTGCCCGCATCGCCGAGCGGCTCAAGCAGAGCGGCCCGACCGTCAGCCAGACCGTCGCGCGGATGGAGCGGGACGGCCTGCTCACGGTCGAGGGCGACCGGCACCTGAGCCTCACGGCGGCCGGCCGCACCACCGCCGTGTCGGTGATGCGCAAGCACCGGCTGGCCGAGCTGCTGCTGGTGAACGTGATCGGGATGCCCTACGAGGAGGCCCACGAAGAGGCCTGCCGGTGGGAGCACGTGATGAGCGACGCGGTGGAGAAGCGGGTCTTCGACCTGCTCAACCGCCCCACCCGCTCGCCGTACGGCAACCCGATCCCGGGCCTGGAGGAGCTGGGCGACCCCGGCCAGCCGCCGGTCGAGGCCGGCGAGAGCGAGCGCAACCTGGCCTTCCCCGGCCTGTCCGGCCAGGTCGTGGTGCGCCGCATCTGCGAGAGCGTGCAGACCGACTCGGACGTGCTCCGGCAGTTGCACGCCGCCGGTGTCGACCCGGGCGCGACGGTGACTGTGGCGCAGGAACGCGACGGCGTCTCCATCGACCGCTCCGGCGACCGGGTACGCCTGCCCCGCGAGGTGGCGTCCCGGGTGTTCGTCGCGGCCCGCTGA